The Brevinema andersonii region GCACGTTTATATTTGGCTCCGCGGTGTGCATTGTCTGATTATTCAGCTCAGTATATTGTATTTGGAGTTAAATATTTCATAGAAAAATATCTACTTACCCCTATCACAAAAAAAGATATTATAAATTCCTTAAAAATATGGAATCACTTTAATATCAATAATACAACATATCCCTTTCCTGAAGACGGTTTTGAACATATTATAGAACATTATAATGGATATTTACCGATCACTATCCATGGCGTAAAAGAAGGACAAATTTTGGATCAGTATAATATACCGCTATTTACGATCAGTATAGATGATTCCCGATTAGTTTGGCTTCCTGGCTTCATTGAAACGGCATTTCAAAGGGCTATCTGGTATCCTTCAACTGTAGCTAGTATTTCTTTTACTGTAAGAAATCTTATATATAAAGCATACAAAAAAAGTGTTGATCCAGAAGTTTATGGAAGTCTAGATTATAGTCTTCATGATTTTGGAGCACGAGGAGCTTCTTCAGGAGAAAGTGCATCTATCGGTGGTTTGGCCCACCTACTGAATTTTAATGGTACCGATACTATGGAAGCTATCTTATTAGGACATTATTTATATAATATTCCGGTAGAGGAATTAGCATGCTCTATTCCTGCTTCCGAACATAGTACGGTAACCAGTTGGGGAAATGATATCCATGCCGAAAAAAAATCTCTGCTCAACCTTATTGACGTATGTCATCACTCTCAAAGCAAAGTATTTTCTTTTGTCTCTGATTCCTACAATTTTTATGAACTTATCGATCAAGTTTGGGGGGATCCTTACATTATCTCTTTGATTCAAAATTATGGCTTAACACCAGTTGTTCGTCCGGATTCCGGAGATCCTCAAGATGTTATACTATATGCACTAGAATCTCTGAGTAAAAGCTGGGGATACAGTATTAACAGTAAAGGTTACAAAGTATTAAACCATATCCGCATTATTCAAGGTGATGGAATGAATCTTGATAAAATAAATAAATTAATTAATGCTATCTTAACATATGGATTCTCTATAGAAAATCTAACCTTTGGTATGGGAGGTGGCTTGTTGCAAAAACATGATCGTGATACTATGAGCTGGTCAATGAAGATGTATAAAATAAAAATCGATAATGTTTGGCATGATGTTCAAAAAAGGCCATTGACTCAAGATAATAAAAAAGCTTTCAATCCTGCTAATATTGTTGATGATCAAGATTGGGTTATCCATTATAAATATGATTCTATATCTGCTCAACCAAAAATATATCAAGAATCATTTCAGCAGATTCGTTTGAGAGCAAGAAAAAACAGCCTCTTAAATTAGTAAGGACTATTTTTCTATTTTTAAAGTACTAATTTACGTTTGAACTTTATATATGATCACAAATACTTAATGTAGAATGTCGGTGTGATACCAAAATAATAGTTTTATCCTTACAATGTTCCTTTAAAGACCAAAGAATAACACTTTCATTCAAACTGTCTAAATTACTCGTTGGTTCATCAAGTAATAAAATCTCACTGCTATGTAAAAATGCACGAGCAATCCCTAATCCTTGTTGTTCGCCTCCAGAAAGCATTTCACCTAGTTCTCCTACTTTACTCTGATAAGCATTAAATAAATAAGTATCTTGGAGTTACATAAGCAATATGTTGCCTTAAAGAATTAGTATTAATATCTTTTACAGGTATCGTTCCTATTGAAACTTTACCCAGCTGTGGATCATAAAAACGCATAATCAATTTAAGTAATGTCGATTTGCCACTACCACTTTTACCTTCAACTCCAAAAACCCTAGCTTGTTGTATTTTCAAATTGAAATTCTCTAAACATTTTCAGTATTATAGGCAAAATACATATTCTCAATATCGATATCAAACGAACCCAAATTTAATCCATTGGATTTTTCTGCAATCAAAGGTTTTTCTTCAATAAGATCAAAAACACGTTCCCCACTGGCAAATATTTGTAGAAGATTGTTGGATAAATTGCTTAAAAGTAACTACCATACAAAAAGAACTAATCAAACACACTAAGAATACCAAAAATCCTGTCAATGATAATTGATCAGATATATTAAGATAAACACCACTAAATAACATAACCATCGAGAAAAATAATACTGCAGTTTATGGAAATGCTTTAGTTAAACCTTGATGTTCTTTTATTTTTTCGACGCTTTTATTAGCAATCTTACCTTCTGCCTATTAGCAGCTTGGCCAAAAAGAATAATTTCACTCAACCATATAAACTTTCAAGAAAAGCAGAATTAATATCTCCGATATTTTCCTGATATTTTCTCCCAAAACCACGGGATGCTTTTGCAGTAAAATAAGCGATAATAGGCTTTAAAGGAGCTACAAATTTTAATAAACTAATCATTATATTTAAGCCATTTCGTTTAATAGGGGTGAACTGAAATTGGTAATTCCCCT contains the following coding sequences:
- a CDS encoding nicotinate phosphoribosyltransferase encodes the protein MPNIIHRENILSSFAVDAYKAGHYLQLPANAQAARLYLAPRCALSDYSAQYIVFGVKYFIEKYLLTPITKKDIINSLKIWNHFNINNTTYPFPEDGFEHIIEHYNGYLPITIHGVKEGQILDQYNIPLFTISIDDSRLVWLPGFIETAFQRAIWYPSTVASISFTVRNLIYKAYKKSVDPEVYGSLDYSLHDFGARGASSGESASIGGLAHLLNFNGTDTMEAILLGHYLYNIPVEELACSIPASEHSTVTSWGNDIHAEKKSLLNLIDVCHHSQSKVFSFVSDSYNFYELIDQVWGDPYIISLIQNYGLTPVVRPDSGDPQDVILYALESLSKSWGYSINSKGYKVLNHIRIIQGDGMNLDKINKLINAILTYGFSIENLTFGMGGGLLQKHDRDTMSWSMKMYKIKIDNVWHDVQKRPLTQDNKKAFNPANIVDDQDWVIHYKYDSISAQPKIYQESFQQIRLRARKNSLLN
- a CDS encoding ATP-binding cassette domain-containing protein; translation: MLSGGEQQGLGIARAFLHSSEILLLDEPTSNLDSLNESVILWSLKEHCKDKTIILVSHRHSTLSICDHI
- a CDS encoding ATP-binding cassette domain-containing protein, with translation MKIQQARVFGVEGKSGSGKSTLLKLIMRFYDPQLGKVSIGTIPVKDINTNSLRQHIAYVTPRYLFI